The DNA region TTTTCGTTTTTTTTCATCTCGCTAACAGTCATGGCGAGATAGATACGTTCTCTGAAAGTTCCGAGGTAAGTATTTTTTTCTTCAGGTTTAATTTGAGGGGAACCGTAAAGACCTTTTTCAAGGTAATCATTCACGTCTTTGGGGCACATTTAAGCGTCTCCTTTGTTATTTATTAACTTCAGTATAGCATATGGGCTGAATTCTTGTCAGATAGCCTTATATAAGTAATAGTTTTGTGAGAAATCAGAGATAACCTCTTGTTTTTATCTCTCATTTCAAATAAACTAATTATGAGATTGAAAATCATTCTCAATTACGGATTTTGAAGAGGATTCTCTTATGAAAAAATATAGTTTACTTGTGATGCTGTTGTCGTTGGCGGGAGTATCATTGTTTATTGGGGTTCAAAGTATCCCGGTGTCAGATGTTTTTCAGCTCAATGATAATCAATCATTGGTGTTATGGTCGACACGTGTGCCAAGAACGGTTAGTTTGATTATCGCCGGTGCGACAAGTGCTGTTTGTGGATTAATCATGCAACATTTGACTCAAAATAAATTTGTATCGCCAACAACTGCGGGGACAATGGATAGTGCTCGTCTTGGTATTTTAGTAGCGATGGTCTTTTTTCCAAATGGCTCAACATTAGTGCGCTCATTTGTGGCATTTATCTTTGCATTTTTAGGAACCGTGTTATTTATCCAGTTGATCCAAAGATTACCTCAAAAAAATCAAGTGATGGTTCCCCTTGTAGGTTTAATGTTTGGGAACATTGTGGGGTCTGTGGTTACTTTCTTTGCTTATCAATTAGAGTTGATTCAAAATATGTCATCATGGCTACAAGGTAATTTTTCAGTACTGTCACGTGGCGGATATGAGTTAATCTATTTAACCGTACCATTGCTAATTGTGGCTTACTTCTATGCCTATCACTTTACGATTGCTGGGATGGGAAAAGATCTCGCGACGGGAATTGGTTTGAATTATCAAGTCATTCAACTTTTTGGTTTAGGGTTGGTTGCCTTGGCGAGTAGCTTGATTTTAGTGACAATTGGTGGTTTGCCATTCTTAGGAGTTATCATTCCGAATATTGTTTCTTTGTATTTTGGAGATCAAATGAAGCAAACTATTTGGGTTACCGCAGGAGCAGGAAGTTGCTTTCTAATTATTTGTGATATCATTTCACGATTAGTGATTGCGCCATATGAGGTTCCTGTTAGTTTGACAGTAGGAGTGATTGGTAGCGTTATTTTTATTATTTTATTGTTAAAGGGGGCTAAAAAATGAGCTCTTTAAAACAATCTATTTTATTAAAGATTCTTTGTTTAGTTCTAGTTGTGGGTATTTTTTCTTGGCTATTTTTAACATATAACACATATGGCAACTGGGAGTTTGCCTTACAGCTTAGAGGTAAAAAGTTATTGGCTTTTATATTAGTTGGTATTTCAACGGCGTTTGCGACAATTAGTTTTCAAACCTTAACGCAAAATCACTTTTTAACACCAAGTATTTTAGGGTTTGATTCCTTATATATTGTGCTGCAAACAGGCTTATTCTTTTTCTTTGGCAATCAACATATTGAGTTAATGCAAAATAATTTTTTGATGTTTGCTATTAATGTCTTATTAATGGTAGGAGTTAGCACTATTTTGTTTTTCTTTTTGATTAGTCGAGAACAAGAGAACTTATACTTATTGCTGATGGTGGGTATGATTTTAGGAACTTTTTTTGGAAGCTTAAGTTCTTTCATGCAAGTGATGCTAGATCCGAATGAATACGATAAGTTGCAAGGGAAGCTGTTTGCAAGCTTTGCAAACGTGGATGTTTCTTTATTGCAAATAGGAAGTGTTATTACTTTGGTGGTGGTCTTGTTCCTTTGGAAATTATCACCTAAGTTAGATGTCTTACACCTTGGTAAATCACAAGCTATCAGCTTAGGCATTAATGTGAAACGGTTGCAAATCAGCTTGTTAATGGCGATTAGCTTATTAATCGCTATTTCTACTGCACTGGTTGGTCCAGTGACATTTTTAGGATTTATTGTTGCGAATTTAACGTATCAATTTATTAAAACCTATCGTCATCACATTTTGTTTATAGTGGGTAGTTTAATTGGTATTTTACTATTAGTTGTAGGTCAATTCTTTGTAGAGCAAGTCTTTAAATGGAATACAACGATGAGTGTAGTGATTGAATTTATCGGTGGTATTTATTTTGTTGTTAAAATTTTAAAGGAAAGGAAGACGACATAGATGGATATTAAAAAAGTGTCTAAAAATTATGGTAAAAAAATAGTTGTGTCTGATGTTGACGTTCCTTTAGAGAAAGGGAAGTTAACGGCTTTTATTGGACCTAACGGGGCCGGGAAAAGTACGTTGCTTTCAATGATGAGTCGGTTGATAGAAAAAGACACGGGTGAAATTTACATTGACGGTGATGAGGTTGCTAGTTGGAAACAAAATGAATTAGCTAAGAAACTGTCAATTTTAAAGCAAGCTAATGCCATTTCTTTAAAAATAACAGTCAGGGATTTAGTGGCTTTTGGACGATTTCCATATAGTAAGGGTCGATTAACAAAAGAAGATCAAACAATCATTGATCAATCCTTAGAACATTTGGGCTTGGTTGAGTTACAAAATGAAGAAATTGACACTTTGTCAGGTGGTCAGTTGCAACGTGCTTATATTGCGATGGTATTGGCTCAAGATACGGATTATATTTTATTAGATGAGCCGCTGAATAACTTAGATATGAATTATGCTGTTCAAATGATGAAAACATTACGAGATTTAGTCGATAATCATGGAAAAACTGTGGTTATTGTTTTACATGATATTAATTTTGCTGCAAGTTATGCTGATCAAATCGTTGCAATGAAACATGGCCGAGTGTTCAAGCAAGGTCCTACGGATGAAGTCATTAATAAAGACGTTTTAGACAGTCTATATGAAATGAACATCCGTGTTTGTGAACTAGAAGGTAAACGCTTCTGTTTATACTTCAATGAATCTTAGTGGTTTCAAATCCTTAAAAAAGGGAAACAAAAAAATAGAAAGAGGTAGAGAAGAATGACTAACAAATTGTTTAGAGTATTAAGCATGTTGTTTTTAAGTTTACTTGTTTTAATTGGTTGCGGAACAACAGAGGAAGGTTCAAAAGAACGATCATCTAACTCAGTAACTGTTACAGATAGTACAGGAGAAGTTTCAGTACCTATGAATCCAGAGAAAGTCGTTGTTTTTGATATGGGCTCATTAGATACGATTAAATCTTTAGGGAAATCAGATGTGGTTATTGGAGCACCGACTAAAAGTATTCCAGCGTATTTAGATAGTTTCAAAGAAGTTGAATCAGTTGGCGGAATGAAAGAACCTGACTTGGAAAAAATTAATCAATTAAAACCAGATTTGATTATCATTTCTGGTAGGCAAGAAAGTTTCAAAGAGGATTTAGAGGCCATCGCTCCTGTTTTATATTTATCTGTTGATAATACAAAAACGTGGGAGTCGACAAAGGCTAATATCAATACGTTAGCAACAATTTTTGATGCAACAGATATTGCGAAAGAAAAAATTGAAACACTTGAAAAAGACATTGCTACAATCAACGAGAAAGCATCTGCAAGTGGTTTGAAATCGTTGGTAACATTAGTTAATGAAGGGAAATTATCAGCTTATGGGGAACAATCACGTTTTGGGATTATTCATGATACATTTGGGTTCCCAGCTGTAGATCCTAACATAGAAGCTTCGACACATGGGAATGACGTGAGTTATGAATACGTTTTAGATAAAAATCCCGATGTTATCTTCGTTATTGATCGTACAAAAGCGATTGGTGGAGATTTATCAAAAAACAATGTTGCAGAAAATGAATTAGTTAAACAAACAACCGCAGGAAAAAATGAGAAAGTCATCTCTCTAACTCCTGATGTTTGGTACTTATCCGGTGGCGGTATTGAATGTACAGAATTGATGATTTCTGATGTTGAAGCAGCTTTAAAATAAAAACAGCTCCTCCTTTATTAGGAGGGCTTTTTTTGTTAGACTAAAGTGATAGAAGTAAAAAGAAAAGGTGGGGAAATAATGGTAGAGATGTTTACTAAAGAAGATTTTAATGTCTTTCAGGTTGAGGGATTAGAACCACGTATGGCAGAAATTCGTCG from Vagococcus coleopterorum includes:
- a CDS encoding ABC transporter permease → MKKYSLLVMLLSLAGVSLFIGVQSIPVSDVFQLNDNQSLVLWSTRVPRTVSLIIAGATSAVCGLIMQHLTQNKFVSPTTAGTMDSARLGILVAMVFFPNGSTLVRSFVAFIFAFLGTVLFIQLIQRLPQKNQVMVPLVGLMFGNIVGSVVTFFAYQLELIQNMSSWLQGNFSVLSRGGYELIYLTVPLLIVAYFYAYHFTIAGMGKDLATGIGLNYQVIQLFGLGLVALASSLILVTIGGLPFLGVIIPNIVSLYFGDQMKQTIWVTAGAGSCFLIICDIISRLVIAPYEVPVSLTVGVIGSVIFIILLLKGAKK
- a CDS encoding iron chelate uptake ABC transporter family permease subunit, whose product is MSSLKQSILLKILCLVLVVGIFSWLFLTYNTYGNWEFALQLRGKKLLAFILVGISTAFATISFQTLTQNHFLTPSILGFDSLYIVLQTGLFFFFGNQHIELMQNNFLMFAINVLLMVGVSTILFFFLISREQENLYLLLMVGMILGTFFGSLSSFMQVMLDPNEYDKLQGKLFASFANVDVSLLQIGSVITLVVVLFLWKLSPKLDVLHLGKSQAISLGINVKRLQISLLMAISLLIAISTALVGPVTFLGFIVANLTYQFIKTYRHHILFIVGSLIGILLLVVGQFFVEQVFKWNTTMSVVIEFIGGIYFVVKILKERKTT
- a CDS encoding ABC transporter ATP-binding protein; amino-acid sequence: MDIKKVSKNYGKKIVVSDVDVPLEKGKLTAFIGPNGAGKSTLLSMMSRLIEKDTGEIYIDGDEVASWKQNELAKKLSILKQANAISLKITVRDLVAFGRFPYSKGRLTKEDQTIIDQSLEHLGLVELQNEEIDTLSGGQLQRAYIAMVLAQDTDYILLDEPLNNLDMNYAVQMMKTLRDLVDNHGKTVVIVLHDINFAASYADQIVAMKHGRVFKQGPTDEVINKDVLDSLYEMNIRVCELEGKRFCLYFNES
- a CDS encoding siderophore ABC transporter substrate-binding protein, yielding MTNKLFRVLSMLFLSLLVLIGCGTTEEGSKERSSNSVTVTDSTGEVSVPMNPEKVVVFDMGSLDTIKSLGKSDVVIGAPTKSIPAYLDSFKEVESVGGMKEPDLEKINQLKPDLIIISGRQESFKEDLEAIAPVLYLSVDNTKTWESTKANINTLATIFDATDIAKEKIETLEKDIATINEKASASGLKSLVTLVNEGKLSAYGEQSRFGIIHDTFGFPAVDPNIEASTHGNDVSYEYVLDKNPDVIFVIDRTKAIGGDLSKNNVAENELVKQTTAGKNEKVISLTPDVWYLSGGGIECTELMISDVEAALK